The Piliocolobus tephrosceles isolate RC106 chromosome 12, ASM277652v3, whole genome shotgun sequence genome includes the window aagggctgttgaattttgtcaaaagccttttctgcatctattgagagaatcatgtggttcttgtctttggttctgtttatatgctggattacattgattgatttgcgaatgttgaaccagccttgcatcccagggatgaagcccacttgatcatggtggataagctttttgatgtgctgctgaatccggtttgccagtattttattgaggatttttgcatcgatgttcatcagggagattggtctaaaattctctttttttgttgtgtctctgccaggctttggtatcaggatgatgttggcctcataaaatgagttagggaggattccctctttttctattgattggaatagtttcagaaggaatggtagcagctcctccttttacctctggtagaattcagctgtgaatccatctggtcctgggctttttttggtgggtaggctattaattgttgcctcaatttcagaggctgctattggtctattcagggattcaacttcttcctggtttagtcttgggagagtgtaagtgtccaggaaattatccatttctactagattttctagttgatttgcgtagaggtgtttatagtattctctgatggtagtttgtatttctgtggggtcggtggtgatatccccttcatcattttttattgcgtctatttgattcctctctcttttcttctttattagccttgctagcggtctgtcaattttgttgatcttttcaaaaaaccaactcctggattcattgattttttggagggttttttgtgtctctatctccttcagttctgctctgatcttagttatttcttgctttctgctagcttttgaatgtgtttgctcttgcctctctagttcttttaattgtgatgttagagtgtcaattttagatctttcctgctttctcttgtgggcaNNNNNNNNNNNNNNNNNNNNNNNNNNNNNNNNNNNNNNNNNNNNNNNNNNNNNNNNNNNNNNNNNNNNNNNNNNNNNNNNNNNNNNNNNNNNNNNNNNNNtgattgtgccactgcactctagcctgggagacagagtgaaaccccatctccaaaaaaaaaaaaaaaaaaaaaaaaaaaaaactggggacagtggctcatgcctgtaattccagcactttgagaggtggaggcgggcagatcaccagaggtcaggagtttgagaccagcctggccaacatggcgaaaccccatctctactaaaaatacaaaaattagccaggtgtgctggcacgtgcctgtaatcccagctactcaggaggctgaggcaggagaatcacttgaacccaggaggcggagtttccagtgagttgagattgcaccactgcactccagcctgggcgacagagcaagactcttgtttccaaaaaaataaaaaacaggtgTGTATGGTTGTCTGGCCCCCAGCAGCCTTGGTTTACCTGCAGCAGGCAAAAGGGGTTCTCTTAATCCAGCTGTGTGCTGTCCCTATAGCTCCCCTCTTCATCTCAGCACTGCCATGTTCTGGCATCTTCCTCTTCATATGCCCTGCTCCTGGCAACAGTTTCTGCACCTTAGCCACGTCCATATTTTGGCACCTTTCCTACTCCTGGGATGAGTTTCTGTATCAGTCACAGCTCTTTGATTGCATATGTTAGAAAAAATCCAAAGTGAAATACCTTAAAAGCCAGTGGTTTTCATACTTATTTGACCTTGAGCctccaaaataaatatatcttgcATTGTGACCCAGTATACTCCTAAGTATAGAATAATGATGGCTTCTAAGTGtaccctgtgccaggccctgtggtaAATAACATGgcgttaactcatttaattctcagccAAAAGGGCTGCTGTATATACTGTTGGTATACCCTctttcagatgaagaaagtgaagcacagaggggttaagtgatctgcctgaggTTATATAGTTGGTAAGAGGCAAagcttgggtttgaatccaggaAGTCTGCTTTCAGAGGCTATGCAGTTCTAAAGCAGTGGCAACTCTGGAAGAAAAAGGCTTtcgtaggctgggtgtggtgattcctacctgtaatcccagcactgtgggaggccgaggtgggcagattgcttgagcccaggagtttgagaccagcctggccaacatggcaaaaccctgtctgtactaaaaatacaaaaattagccgggtgtggtggtgtgcacctgtaattccagctactcgggaggctgtgtgggaagatcacttgaacccaggaggcagagattccagtgagccaagatcacgctattgcactccagcctgagcaacagagcaagacNNNNNNNNNNNNNNNNNNNNNNNNNNNNNNNNNNNNNNNNNNNNNNNNNNNNNNNNNNNNNNNNNNNNNNNNNNNNNNNNNNNNNNNNNNNNNNNNNNNNCATGAGTCCTTTTGTTTTGAGCTATTGTGCGTCTGGTCTTTTTGGCCTGTTTATTTTTAGGCACTCTTTCTATAATAGGTAGATTTGCTCTTTACCTATGATATGGgctccaaatatttttttttgactttgcttattatatttttctttaaatattttctttcttttcatgagTTCAAAAGTACCCATCTTTTCTTTTATGGCCTCTGCATTTTGAGTCATAGAAAGGCCAGAGCTTTAATCTTGTTTCTTGTTCTCTGTAGCGTTGACTGTCTTCACTCTGTGGCTCCCCACAGGGCCCAGAGGCCTTGGGGAGCCAGGGGAGATTGGGAGGGTGGTGGTTAGTGAGAGAGTGGGAGCGTTTTCAGCCTAGGCCCAAGTCTCCCAGGGCAGGAGGACCCTGCCTGCTTCCTGATGGCTCCCCACCAACCCTCAGGACCTGGGCTATCCCTTGGAGCTTGGCTATCAGAACTTCCTCTACCCCAGTGAGCCTGACCTGCGAGATCTGCTTCTCTTCTTGGCTGAGCGTCTGCCCACCGATGCCTCTGAGGATGCAGACCAGCCTGCAGGTACTGGGTGTCTGGGGTGTGGGTGGGGGCggtgaggggagaggagggcCTTCTGGGGGCTGTAGGGCTGAGAGAGGTAGAGGTAGTGAAAAGGTTGATGAGTAGGGATGGTGGTATGTGCCTTCAGGAGAGCTAGGCAGGAGGATTAGGCATCAGAGAGGGGCTacagggcagggggcagggggctGAGGTTGAGCTGACCCTGGTGGTGCATTGGTGCTGGGAGGGGCCTCCCTGACTCAACCCCTgtgccctccctctctctcactctgctTTAACCACCTGGGCCTCCTGGGTCCTTCTCAAACACACCTCAGTACACTCCCGCCTCTGCACCTTTGTATCGTGGGCTACCCTTCCCCTAGGTATCCTCATGGTTCACTCCCTTACCTCTTTGAGGTTAGCCTCCTCTCCACAGCCCTCTCCTGATCCCCGCCTGGCTGCAGTCTGGATGGTACTCAGAATCCTATTCATGATCTCTTTCCTCTGCTAGCTTGCCGgctccctgaaggcagggacCTTTATCCAGTTTGTTCCACGAAGTAGCCCTAGTGTCTAGAACAGCGACCTgtacagagtaggtgctcagtgtttgttgaatgactgaacgTGAGAACGCAAGCTGGATAGATGTGTAACTCTGGATGGGGGTCAGGAGTGGAGGCTGGTCTCCTAGGGTATGCCCTTTTGGATTTGCAGCATTGTCACCTGATTCacttcctccccatcccccatAGGTGACTCAGCTATTCTCCTTCGGGCCATCGGGAGCCAAATTCGGGACCAGCTGGCACTGCCTTGGGTCCCGCCCCTCCTTCGCACTCCCAAGCTGCAGCACCTCCAGGTGGGACCCCCGATTCCCGTGGATCTTCTCTTGTCCCTGTCTGGGTGCCCAGGGTTTTGGCCCCCTACCCCTGGCGACCCTCATCCCACTTCATCCTGGAGGTTCTGAGCCTGCTCTCCCACCAGGGCTCAGTCCTCCGGAAGCCTTTCCGTGCCAGCAGGCTGGTCGTGCCCGAATTGAGTTCCAGAGGCGGTGAGCATGAGGctgtggggaggggtgaggaggaaGGTGGGGGGGACCCTCATAGTGTTGCCATGCGGCAGGGCCAGCTGACTCTGTTCCTGCTTCCAGAGCCACGGGAGTTCCAGGCGAGTCCCCTGCTGCTTCCAGTCCCTATCCAGGTGCCTCAGCCTGTTGGAAGGGTGGCCTCACTCCTCGAACACCATGCCCTGCAGCTCTGCCAGCAGACGGGCCGGGACCGGCCAGGGGATGAGGACTGGGTCCCCCGGACATCCCGCCTCCCACCCCAGGTACAGCCGGATGCCTGGCTCCCTGCTGTCCGGGCTGCTACTCACTGACGCTCCTGCTGGTCCTgtgctcctctccttccccacttTGTCCCTCCCTTCCGTAGTTTCCCCTCTGTGTGCGCTTACCCAGCTCCCCACCTGAAAGAACACTGGAGTCAGAAAAAAGGAGAACCTGGGACAAGTCAGTATCCCTCCTCAGAGCCTTAGTTTCCTGTGCTAAAAAATTGGATAGTAATAGTGCTGTCCTCTCAGGGCAGTAGTTAGACTGAATAATGTGCGTGAGATTCCTGGCAACCGGAGCAATCCGGATTTGCTAcctgccttcattcattcattcattcattcatttggagtcttgctctgtcacccaggctggagtgcagtggcatgatcttggctcactgcaacctccatctcccgggttcaagcgattctcctgcctcagcatcccaagtagctgggattacaggcttgcaccaccacacctggctaatttttatatttttggtagaggcagggttttgccatgttggccaggctggtctcaaactcctgacctcaggtgatctatccaccttggcctcccaaaatgttgggatgacaggcatgagccaccgtgcccagccctactctttctctgtttctgcaCTTGTCACTGATGTTCATTTTTCTGGTTTCTAGGTTTTTGCACTATTTCTGCCTGTCCCCATTATTCTAGTTCTGTGTTTTTGCTGCTTCTCTTTCTTACCTCTCTGTCTCCTCATTTCTGTACTGAATTTCTCTCTCGCTCTGTTTACCTATCTGTTCTCCCTTCTCTGTCCACTTTATCTGTCCCCTCTTCTTCTCTGGGTGCCTTTGTATCTGTATCCCCTTCTGTTCTGTCCACCTCTGTATCTGTCCCCTTCCTTGCTGTCCACCTATATATCTGTCACCCCTCTGCCTCTGTTTACTTCTtcatctctctcctcttcctgtcTGTCCATCTCTGTATCTGTTGCCCATTCCCTCTGTCCACTTCTTTATCTGtcccttcttcctctctgtcCACCTCCGTATttgtccctccttcccttctgtcCATCTCTTTATCTGTCCcctcttcttgtctttttttttgagatggggtctcgctctgtcacccaggctggactatagtggcatgatcagggctcaagGCAGCCTTGaattcccgggttcaagccatcttcccacctcaggcatctgagtagctgggactacaggtgcacgcgcccagccaatttttgtattttttgtagagatggggttttgtcacgttgaccaggctggtctcgaactcctgacctgaagcgatccgcccaccttggcctcccaaagtgctgggattacaggcatgagccaccgtgcccggccgcctcTTCTCTATCCACCTCTTTGTCCCCTCTTCTTCTCTATCCACCTCTGTATCTGTCCCCTCTTCCCCTCTGTCCACCTCTGCATCTGtcccctccttctctctgtcCACCTCTCTGTCACTCCTCTCCCTCTGTCCATTTCTTTATCTGTCCCCTTTTCCTCCTGttcacttctctttctccctctctgcatTCTGCTCTATTTCTGGCCCCTCTTCCTCTTTGTTCACCCGGGTATCAGTACCCCTCCTCTTCTGTCCACCTTCATATCTGtcccctcttcctctctgtccACCTCTGTATTTGGCCCCCCTCTCCTTCTGTCTGCCTCTTTATCTGTCCCATCTTCCCCTGTGTCCACAGCTCTGTCTGTCCCTCTACCACCTCTGTGTCGGCCCCCTCCTGGTCTGTCCACTTTCTTATCtgtcctctctttctctgtcttcacctctgtgtcttttttatttatttatttttatttttatttttttttgagatggagtctccctctgtcgcccaggctgtagtgcattggcgcgatcttggcccactgcaacctctgcctcccagattcaagtgattctcctgcctcagtctcccgagtagctaggactacaggtgtgcaccaccatgcccagctaatttttgtattttcagtagagacggggtttcaccacgttggccaggatggtttcgatctcttgacctcgtgatccatctgcctcagcctccccaagtgtgattacaggtgtgagccaccgtgcccggccatctgtctctgtttttataatcTATGGTAATTTTCAAACATAAATGTAGAGAGAATATTCTAGTGAATCCTATGTACCATTTTGCCAACTTTTCTTCATCTGTTCTCTCCcaaatttttctttgttgctgtattattttaaagcaaatcccagacatcatgTCATTTCAACTCTAAATACTTAGGATTACATCTCTTAACTCATGAGGACATTCAGTTTTCAAGGTAACCACTGGACCATTTTCATGACTAATGAAGTTAACAATGAtatcttgtggtttttgtttgttcttttttttttttttttttttgggacggagtcttactctgttgcccaggctggagtgcaatggtgtgatctcgcttcagtgcaacctccacctcctggaggtGGAGTgcactaagttttgtatttttagtagagttgggatgtcaccatgttggccaggctggtcttgaactcctgacctcaggtgatctgcctaccctGGCCTttcaaagggctaggattacaggcatgagccactgcacccggccaacaatGATATCTTAATACCATCCAACACTGAGTTCATAATCAGATTTTCCCAGTTATCTTAAAACTCTCTGTTCTTGTCCCTctcttgcctctctctctctgccgcCTTCTGTACCTGGTACCTTTGATTCTCTGTCTCTGCCCTGTCCCCGATAACCTGTCTATGATTCTTTTGGATTTGGGGGCTCTAGGCTCACCCCGCTCTCTTCCCACATTCTTCTCCAGCATGGGGATCTAGTGGGTGGAGAGAAGTATGTCTGTGAGCAAGAGGAGACCCCTTTCCTCAAGGAGATCCCAGGCTGGTGGAGCAGTAGAGCAGAGCAGGGCCTGCCTTAGTGGGAAGGCTGGAGGGTGGGGATGACTTGTTTGTATACTCCTGTCAGGGGGTCCTTGGAGGAGGCAGGGCCTTGGGTGCTAGGTGGGCCCCTACATCCTTCTGCTTCCCCCGCTTTTTCTCCCCAGGAGGACACACGGGCTCAGCGGCAGCGGCTGCAGAAGCAACTGACTGAGCATCTGCGCCAAAGCTGGAGCCTGCTTGGGGCCCCCATACAAGCCCGAGACCTGGGAGAGCTGCTGCAGGCCTGGGGTGCTGGGGCCAAGACTGGTGCTCCTAAGGGCTCCCGCTTCACACACTCAGAGAAGTTCACCTTCCATCTGGTGGGTGCACCTGAGGACATGGGATGTGTGGCTGGATGTGGCAGGCTTGGAGGGTGGCTTTTTGTGTCAGCGCCACACCTTTATCCACACACAGGTTCCTGTGTTCCCACTGGACAGGCCCTTGCCCACTGGGGGTGGGTACCCAGAGGTCCCCTAGCTTCTTAGGGACTTGAGAAAATGTGAATAGGTGGGAACCATGCAAGGGTGTGGGGGTGTTCTTGGGGCAACACCCCCTTTCCTCAGGCAGTTTCCTCTGAGCATATCTTCTGTCCTAAGATGTTCACTCTGAGGGCCCCCGCATCCTTCTCATAGGCATTTGAGGCTTGAGAGATGGGGCAGGTGGGTAGGAGCTGTGTCAGGGTCAGGGAGCTTTCTCCATGAGCAAGCACTCTGGCCTGAGATTGCAGATGGTGCCTTTACCCACACAGTCACAGTCTAGCCGCCATGAGTGCTTGAGTGGACATGCATACTGCACTGGGGGCAGTTctcaggggaggctgaggctgggccaCGTGAGGAAGGGCCTTCCCCGACAACCAGGATGCCCCTCGTCACTCCCCTAGGAGCCCCAGACCCAGGCCACTCAGGTGTCAGATGTGCCAGCCACCTCCCGGCGGCCTGAACAGGTGAGCAGAGTGGGTTGGAGGGGGGTGTCCCAGGCCCTTGCTTGTCTACTGGGCCTGACACCCCAACCCTGActggcctgggcctcccaggaCACATGGGCAGCTCAGGAACAGGAGCTCGAGTCCCTTCGGGAGCAGCTGGAAGGAGTGAACCGCAGCATTGAGGAGGTTGAGGCCGACATGAAAACCCTGGGCGTCAGCTTTGTGCAGGTGAGGAGCGGGGGAGGGGCTGCATGTTGGGCTAGGTCAGAAGGAGGGCCTCAGGGTGTGAGGGACTAGATGGGACAAGAGGTGCTCTGTAGAGGTCtgcacatggcagaagggatctGTGGGCCTCTTGAGGGTGGCTGTGAGAATCAGGCCGGGGTGAGGGTCTGTGGGCATCTATGGGGCACCGTGGGTCTGCATGGGCAGGGGATTAAGGGGTCCTCGGAGGGTCTGTGGGCATCTGTGGGGCACCACGGGTCTGCATGGACAGGGGATTCGGGGGTCCTCGGGGTCCTTGGCACCAGTGTGGAGCCGTCAGAGAGGCCTGTGGGGGCCACAGGGGTGTACAGTCATCTGTGGAGCTCCATGGGGGCTGCGGCACGTGACTGGGTGTCCGCGGGCCAGGCAGAGTCTGAGTGCCGGCAGAGCGAGCTCAGCACAGCGGAGCGTGAGCAGGCCCTGCGCCTGAAGAGCCGCACGGTGGAGCTGCTGCCTGATGGGGCTGCCAACCTTGCCAAGCTGCAGGTGGGGTTGGGGATGTGGCTTTGGGGGGGAGAGGCAGGGCGCGGCGGGGCGGGGTTGGAGGgcccagcctgtgtgacacataCCCACCCCCACCAGCTTGTGGTGGAGAATAGTGCTCAGCGGGTCATCCACTTGGCGGGTCAGTGGGAGAAGCACCGGGTCCCACTCCTGGCTGAGTACCGCCACCTCCGAAAGCTGCAGGATTGCAGAGAGGTAAGCAGTGGGGCACTGAGCTGTGGGCAGGCCAGG containing:
- the CCDC22 gene encoding coiled-coil domain-containing protein 22; translated protein: MPENTKCKALDEGMATPEGLTIRMALTVFTLWLPTGPRGLGEPGEIGRVVTNPQDLGYPLELGYQNFLYPSEPDLRDLLLFLAERLPTDASEDADQPAGDSAILLRAIGSQIRDQLALPWVPPLLRTPKLQHLQGSVLRKPFRASRLVVPELSSRGEPREFQASPLLLPVPIQVPQPVGRVASLLEHHALQLCQQTGRDRPGDEDWVPRTSRLPPQEDTRAQRQRLQKQLTEHLRQSWSLLGAPIQARDLGELLQAWGAGAKTGAPKGSRFTHSEKFTFHLEPQTQATQVSDVPATSRRPEQDTWAAQEQELESLREQLEGVNRSIEEVEADMKTLGVSFVQAESECRQSELSTAEREQALRLKSRTVELLPDGAANLAKLQLVVENSAQRVIHLAGQWEKHRVPLLAEYRHLRKLQDCRELESSRRLAEIQELHQSVRAAAEEARRKEEVYKQLVSELETLPRDVSRLAYTQRILEIVGNIRKQKEEITKILSDTKELQKEINSLSGKLDRTFAVTDELVFKDAKKDDAVRKAYKYLAALHENCSQLIQTIEDTGTIMREVRDLEEQIETELGKKTLSNLEKIREDYRALRQENAGLLGRVREA